The proteins below come from a single Halictus rubicundus isolate RS-2024b chromosome 13, iyHalRubi1_principal, whole genome shotgun sequence genomic window:
- the LOC143360562 gene encoding uncharacterized protein LOC143360562, with amino-acid sequence MHTVYRELHRPGFLAGEDQTANRLIHVATSAVSGTEPETISNSMNTSETMTTEGLFMNVLTRTATVTRSVLEFTGALSTLLGTQTERFSDEDPRIIPFVYIQSGDRQQFYIEGPVNSESGFNRSSTIGSEISSISESEPSSTQTRSRRVGQDPLPPLLFDMSWIMTTRKPLFRLDDEPSIY; translated from the exons ATGCATACTGTTTACCGCGAATTACATAGGCCGGGTTTCCTTGCAGGTGAAGATCAGACTGCGAATCGCCTTATCCACGTCGCAACTTCTGCGGTATCCGGAACCGAGCCTGAAACGATTTCGAACTCCATGAACACGTCCGAAACAATGACGACCGAGGGACTTTTCATGAACGTTCTAACACGGACTGCTACAGTAACGAGAAGCGTTCTAGAATTCACTGGAGCCCTGTCGACTCTGTTAGG AACGCAGACGGAAAGATTTAGTGACGAAGATCCTCGGATCATCCCGTTCGTGTACATCCAGAGCGGAGATCGTCAGCAGTTTTATATCGAAGGCCCTGTAAACAGTGAAAGCGGATTTAATAGATCGAGTACAATAGG GAGCGAAATTAGCAGCATATCCGAAAGCGAGCCGTCGTCAACGCAAACGCGAAGCCGAAGAGTAGGACAAGACCCACTCCCCCCGCTGCTTTTTGATATGTCGTGGATTATGACAACACGCAAACCGCTTTTTCGACTGGATGACGAACCGTCGATATATTAG